In Blattabacterium cuenoti, the following proteins share a genomic window:
- the rpsO gene encoding 30S ribosomal protein S15, which translates to MTAEKKKEIFKTHGGSIYNTGSSESQVALFTYRINYLSKHLKDNKKDFNTERALVKLVGKRKKMLKYIEKRNINSYKNLIKNLGLRK; encoded by the coding sequence ATGACTGCAGAGAAAAAAAAAGAAATATTTAAAACACATGGAGGTTCTATTTATAATACAGGATCTTCTGAATCACAAGTAGCTTTATTTACTTATCGTATTAATTACCTAAGCAAACACCTAAAAGATAATAAAAAAGATTTTAACACTGAAAGAGCATTAGTAAAACTAGTCGGAAAAAGGAAAAAAATGTTAAAATATATTGAAAAACGTAATATAAATAGCTACAAAAATCTCATAAAAAATTTAGGATTAAGAAAATAA
- a CDS encoding UDP-N-acetylmuramoyl-tripeptide--D-alanyl-D-alanine ligase encodes MDDKKIHSIYKLYITSSGIEINSKKVKKNSIFIALRGKNFDGNQFASEAILNGAKLAIIDNKKYSTFCKKIVLVKNTLSFLQELAKYHRDKLCYIPIIAITGSNGKTTTKELIKNILSKKYKKVHFTKSNLNNHIGIPLTILSMSKKTEIAVIEIGASHESEIEKMCSIINPNYGYITNFGKSHLKGFKNIKGVIRGKLELYKFLKDKNKIVFVNGDDPIQLSRSTGIKRYIFSEKRIKESDLRVRFFCKKREIKSILYIKNTKIISSLIGSYNLYNIASAVTIGIYFKVPLYKIKEAIEEYIPNNKRSQIIIRKNIKIIIDCYNANPSSMIEALNFLNNKIQGKKGVILGDMLELGSFSKKEHEKIILFLEKSSINTAFLIGKIFFHSSLIYSHKIKKFESKIDFVAWIVKNPILPNEIDYFLIKGSRKMALESIIHFI; translated from the coding sequence ATGGATGACAAAAAAATACATAGCATATACAAATTATATATTACTTCTTCTGGAATAGAAATAAATAGCAAAAAAGTAAAAAAAAATTCTATTTTTATAGCTTTAAGAGGAAAAAATTTTGATGGGAATCAATTTGCTTCCGAAGCAATTTTAAATGGAGCAAAACTTGCTATAATTGATAATAAAAAATATTCTACTTTTTGTAAAAAAATAGTTCTTGTAAAGAATACGTTGTCTTTTTTACAAGAATTAGCAAAGTATCATAGAGATAAACTATGTTATATTCCTATTATTGCTATTACCGGAAGTAATGGAAAAACAACAACAAAGGAACTTATTAAAAATATCTTATCAAAAAAATATAAAAAAGTTCATTTTACTAAAAGTAATCTTAATAACCATATTGGCATTCCATTAACAATCTTATCCATGTCTAAAAAAACAGAAATAGCTGTAATAGAAATTGGAGCTAGTCACGAGAGTGAAATAGAAAAAATGTGTTCTATAATTAATCCTAATTATGGATATATCACTAATTTTGGAAAATCTCATTTAAAAGGATTTAAAAATATAAAAGGAGTTATCAGGGGAAAATTAGAATTGTATAAATTTCTAAAAGATAAAAATAAAATAGTATTTGTTAATGGGGATGATCCTATTCAACTTTCTAGAAGCACAGGAATAAAAAGGTATATTTTTTCTGAAAAAAGAATTAAAGAGTCTGATCTAAGAGTTAGATTTTTTTGTAAAAAAAGAGAAATAAAATCAATTTTATATATTAAAAATACTAAAATAATTTCTTCCTTAATAGGAAGTTATAATTTATATAACATAGCATCTGCCGTGACTATTGGAATTTATTTTAAAGTTCCTTTATATAAAATAAAGGAAGCAATAGAAGAATATATTCCTAATAATAAACGTTCTCAAATTATAATCAGAAAAAACATAAAAATAATTATAGATTGTTATAATGCAAATCCTAGTAGTATGATAGAAGCTTTGAACTTTTTAAATAATAAGATACAAGGTAAAAAAGGAGTAATACTAGGTGACATGTTAGAATTAGGTTCATTTTCTAAAAAAGAACATGAAAAAATAATTCTATTTTTAGAAAAAAGCAGTATAAATACTGCTTTTTTAATTGGAAAGATATTTTTTCATTCAAGTTTAATTTATTCTCATAAAATAAAAAAATTTGAATCTAAAATAGATTTTGTTGCATGGATAGTAAAGAACCCTATTCTTCCTAATGAAATAGATTATTTTCTTATCAAAGGATCTAGAAAAATGGCTCTAGAAAGTATTATTCATTTCATTTGA
- a CDS encoding GH3 auxin-responsive promoter family protein, whose product MIKHLSAYLTSFFIKRRIKNIELFMRNPIETQNKLLINQLISHAKNTEFGKKYRFNDIKKYKQFSKIVPICTYSNLKSKIKRIRRGDKNILWPGKVKWFAKSSGTTDTRSKYIPVTDLSMDKCHYKAAKDMLSIYIHNHPETNIFLGKTVRLGGSHELCKKHGTFYGDLSSILIKNMPFWANNICIPKKKIVLIDEWEKKIESIIKETVFKDVRVIFGVCSWLLIFFKKILKLFSKKKINEIWPNIEVIFHGGVSYIPYIPQYNEIFDNKINYYDVYSASEGFFAIQDKKNTRDLLLLLNHGIFYEFIPLEEINKTNPKIISIENVELYKNYALVISTNAGLWRYIVGDTIKFTNISPYRISISGRTTHYINSFGEELIVENAEKAINKACLKTNSIVHEYTAGPVYINEDKSGAHEWLIEFKKYPKNFFDFRNILDEELKSLNSDYEIKRYKDMILRTPIIKVVRNGLFYDWMKYQKKLGGQNKIPRLSNDRRYVNSLLKMNDDNEINTII is encoded by the coding sequence ATGATAAAACATTTATCTGCTTATTTAACATCTTTTTTTATAAAAAGAAGAATTAAAAATATAGAATTATTCATGCGTAATCCTATAGAAACACAAAATAAGTTATTAATCAATCAATTAATTTCGCATGCTAAAAATACAGAATTTGGTAAAAAATATAGATTCAATGACATAAAAAAATATAAACAATTTTCAAAAATAGTTCCAATATGTACTTACTCCAATTTAAAATCAAAAATTAAAAGAATACGAAGAGGGGATAAAAATATATTATGGCCTGGAAAAGTTAAATGGTTTGCAAAATCTTCTGGAACTACAGATACTAGAAGTAAATATATTCCTGTAACAGATCTATCCATGGATAAATGTCATTACAAAGCTGCAAAAGATATGTTATCCATTTATATTCATAACCATCCTGAAACAAATATTTTTTTAGGTAAAACTGTCCGTTTAGGAGGAAGTCATGAATTATGTAAAAAACATGGAACTTTTTATGGAGATTTATCCTCTATTTTGATAAAAAATATGCCATTTTGGGCAAATAATATTTGTATTCCTAAAAAAAAAATAGTTTTAATAGATGAATGGGAAAAAAAAATAGAAAGTATAATTAAAGAAACTGTTTTTAAAGATGTTAGAGTTATATTTGGTGTTTGTTCTTGGTTATTGATTTTTTTTAAAAAAATATTAAAGTTATTTTCTAAAAAAAAAATAAATGAAATATGGCCAAATATAGAAGTAATATTTCATGGAGGAGTTAGTTATATTCCTTACATTCCTCAATATAATGAAATATTTGATAATAAAATTAACTATTATGATGTATATAGCGCATCAGAAGGTTTTTTTGCCATTCAGGATAAAAAAAACACTAGAGATCTTCTACTTTTATTAAATCATGGAATTTTTTATGAATTTATTCCTTTAGAAGAAATAAATAAAACTAACCCAAAAATTATTTCTATTGAAAATGTAGAACTGTATAAGAACTATGCGTTAGTAATTTCTACAAATGCTGGATTATGGAGATATATTGTTGGAGATACAATAAAATTTACAAATATATCTCCATATAGGATTTCTATTTCCGGAAGAACTACCCATTATATTAATTCATTTGGAGAAGAGTTAATCGTTGAAAATGCAGAAAAAGCTATAAATAAAGCATGTTTGAAAACAAATTCAATTGTTCATGAATATACTGCAGGACCTGTGTATATAAATGAAGATAAATCTGGAGCCCATGAATGGCTTATAGAATTCAAAAAATATCCAAAAAATTTTTTTGATTTTAGAAATATATTAGATGAAGAATTAAAGTCTTTAAATTCAGATTATGAAATTAAACGTTATAAAGATATGATCCTTCGTACTCCTATTATAAAAGTAGTTAGAAATGGATTATTTTATGATTGGATGAAATATCAAAAAAAATTAGGAGGACAAAACAAAATACCTAGACTTTCTAATGATAGAAGATATGTAAACTCTCTTCTTAAAATGAATGATGATAATGAAATAAATACAATAATTTAA
- a CDS encoding diadenylate cyclase, with translation MHELFFSLLLLYIFILRISFIDILDIFLVTIILFQVYRLVYNTAAINIFYGVIAIFIFWKIVETYEMKLLSIVISTFFKGGFLALIILFQPEIRKFLLIVGSKIFFKKFIFSLFKNSKVSIKTETIDSIVNACAIFSGDKTGVLIVIQLHEDLKEFIQNGDDMDVKVNVPILESIFYKNSPLHDGAVVIIENKIVKTRAILPVSYNKEIPSRLGLRHRAAIGLSEKTDAVCLVISEETGYISYIKNQKRTVITNINNLKIKLKEELL, from the coding sequence TTGCATGAATTATTTTTCTCATTGTTATTACTATATATATTTATATTGAGGATTTCTTTCATTGATATTTTAGATATTTTTTTGGTAACCATTATCTTATTTCAAGTATATAGGCTTGTTTATAATACGGCTGCTATAAATATATTTTACGGAGTAATAGCTATTTTTATTTTCTGGAAAATAGTTGAAACATATGAAATGAAACTTCTTAGCATAGTAATAAGTACCTTTTTTAAAGGAGGATTTCTAGCTCTAATTATTTTATTTCAACCAGAAATAAGAAAGTTTCTCCTTATAGTAGGAAGTAAAATTTTTTTTAAAAAATTTATTTTTTCTCTTTTTAAAAATTCAAAAGTTTCTATTAAGACAGAAACTATAGATAGCATAGTAAATGCTTGCGCTATTTTCTCTGGAGATAAAACTGGAGTATTAATAGTTATTCAATTACATGAAGACTTGAAAGAATTTATTCAAAATGGGGATGATATGGATGTAAAAGTTAACGTTCCTATTTTAGAAAGTATTTTTTATAAAAATAGTCCATTACATGATGGAGCTGTAGTAATTATAGAAAATAAAATAGTAAAAACGAGAGCAATACTACCTGTATCTTATAATAAAGAAATACCTTCTCGTTTAGGTCTACGTCATAGAGCTGCTATTGGTCTATCAGAAAAAACAGATGCGGTATGTCTTGTTATATCTGAAGAAACAGGATATATATCTTACATAAAAAACCAAAAAAGAACTGTAATTACTAATATTAATAATTTAAAAATAAAACTTAAAGAAGAGCTACTTTGA
- the folP gene encoding dihydropteroate synthase, whose amino-acid sequence MIINFSGSLFSFKEPKVMGIVNLTPDSFYDGGKLTSELDVIQHVDKLLHEGAEFIDVGGCSTRPGSKLITEKEEIKRVINHIRIIIKTFPNIKVSIDTFRSEVAKIAVEEGAVMINDISGGNMDKNMFSLIGRLKIPYILNHMKGIPENMQEKPFYNKDILIEINHFFSKKISLLKKYGVNDIILDPGFGFGKTLKHNFKLLKNLSLLGFEENLILIGISRKNMIKSILKISRENSLNATSIIHTIAILNGSKLLRVHDVKEAIECIKLIQFYKNIL is encoded by the coding sequence ATGATAATTAATTTTTCAGGATCTTTATTTTCGTTTAAGGAACCAAAAGTTATGGGTATAGTTAATCTAACTCCAGACTCTTTTTACGATGGAGGAAAATTAACATCTGAATTAGATGTAATACAACATGTTGATAAACTATTACATGAAGGAGCTGAATTTATAGATGTAGGAGGTTGTTCTACTCGTCCTGGGTCAAAATTAATAACGGAAAAAGAAGAAATAAAAAGAGTTATAAACCATATACGTATTATTATAAAAACTTTTCCAAATATTAAAGTATCCATAGATACTTTCAGAAGTGAAGTAGCAAAAATAGCTGTAGAAGAAGGTGCAGTAATGATAAATGATATATCAGGAGGAAATATGGATAAAAATATGTTTTCTTTAATAGGGAGACTAAAAATTCCATATATATTAAATCATATGAAAGGAATACCAGAAAATATGCAAGAAAAACCTTTTTACAATAAAGATATATTAATAGAAATTAATCATTTTTTTTCAAAAAAAATTTCTTTATTAAAAAAATATGGAGTTAATGACATCATTTTAGATCCTGGATTTGGTTTTGGAAAAACATTGAAACATAATTTTAAATTATTAAAAAATCTATCTTTATTAGGTTTTGAAGAAAATTTAATTTTAATAGGTATTTCTAGAAAAAATATGATAAAATCTATTTTAAAAATTTCTCGTGAAAATTCATTAAATGCAACTTCTATAATTCATACAATAGCTATTTTGAATGGATCTAAATTGTTACGAGTGCATGATGTAAAAGAAGCTATAGAATGTATAAAATTAATACAATTTTATAAAAATATTTTATAA
- the tpiA gene encoding triose-phosphate isomerase, translating to MREKILIANWKMNYDFYETTSFIRNLLKVLFDKKINHNKKIIIAPSFPFLHISNQISQGTTLSIASQNIHQKNKGAYTGEVSAEMLKSIGIKKVLLGHSERKIHFFENSCILLKKIKIALKYNFHIIFCVGETITDRKKNIHFSVVKNQLKDTVFHCSLDEINYFSIAYEPIWAIGTGLTASPKEAQDMHKFIRLLFLERYGKKVSDKISILYGGSVNDINAKEIFSQEDIDGGLIGNSSLDMNKFLKIIQS from the coding sequence ATGAGAGAAAAAATTTTGATAGCAAATTGGAAAATGAATTATGATTTTTATGAAACTACTTCTTTTATTAGAAATTTATTAAAAGTTTTATTTGATAAAAAAATAAATCATAATAAAAAGATAATTATAGCTCCTTCTTTTCCTTTTTTACATATTTCAAATCAAATTTCACAGGGTACTACTTTAAGTATAGCATCTCAAAATATTCATCAAAAAAATAAAGGGGCATATACAGGAGAAGTATCAGCAGAAATGTTAAAATCTATAGGTATTAAAAAAGTATTATTAGGACATAGCGAACGTAAAATACATTTTTTTGAAAATAGTTGTATTCTGTTAAAAAAAATAAAGATAGCTTTAAAATATAATTTTCATATTATTTTTTGTGTAGGAGAAACTATTACTGATAGGAAAAAAAATATTCATTTTTCAGTAGTAAAAAATCAATTAAAAGATACTGTATTTCATTGTTCATTAGATGAAATAAATTATTTTTCTATAGCTTATGAACCTATTTGGGCAATTGGAACAGGATTGACAGCGTCTCCAAAAGAAGCTCAAGATATGCATAAATTTATTCGTTTACTTTTTCTGGAACGATATGGAAAAAAAGTATCCGATAAAATTTCAATTTTATATGGAGGGAGCGTCAATGATATTAATGCAAAAGAAATTTTCTCTCAAGAAGATATAGATGGAGGTCTTATTGGGAATTCATCTTTAGATATGAATAAATTTTTAAAAATTATTCAATCTTAA
- the pnp gene encoding polyribonucleotide nucleotidyltransferase, with protein sequence MPDIVIKETIYLNDSRTIIIETGKLAKQADGSAIVRSGDTILLATVVVSKDIIRKEKKFDFLPLTVDYREKYSAGGKIPGGFIKREGRPSDEEILTMRLVDRVLRPTFPEFFNKEIQIMISLLSYDKTVLPDGLAGLAASTALSVAGIPFNGPISEIRIIRLGGKFIINPSLDQLKESDIDLIIGGNMNSILMIEGEMKEVNENEFMEALIEAHKAIKPQIEAQIRLIKKLPNRFYNKNEKLLETNIDIDNESIRKEIFSFSYEKLYKLYKSFLDKKNRSNQEKTILNDFKNSFFKEKKEEFIEKNELFIDKSYEDIRKNIIRNLILKEGIRLDARNNKQIRPIYSQVDYLPGVHGSALFSRGETQSLSTVTLGSSLDANRIDNVIMENHEKFYLHYNFPPFSTGEIRPIRGVSRREVGHGNLAQRALKNVIPNNPYTIRVVSDILESNGSSSMATVCAASLALMDAGIPINHPVSGIAMGMFTEVNKKVIISDIMGEEDYFGDLDFKITGTKLGITACQMDVKKIHGLTYEILNEILIQSKEGRLFILKEMLNTLPKYRDRMKPNAPKIYTFNIPKDFIGSVIGTGGKVIQEIQSYTDTNILIEEKEDFGYIEIIGKDYEKIEKAVDRIKQITFVPELGKVYKAKVKSIKDFGAFVEIAKGVEGLLHISEIGWKRINNIEEELHIGDIINVKFMGIDEKNKKMKLSRKVLLPRPKKKNE encoded by the coding sequence ATGCCAGATATAGTAATAAAAGAAACCATATATCTTAATGATAGTAGAACTATTATTATAGAAACAGGAAAGTTAGCAAAACAAGCAGATGGATCTGCTATAGTTAGATCAGGAGATACTATTTTATTAGCAACTGTGGTAGTTTCCAAAGACATAATAAGGAAAGAAAAAAAATTTGATTTTTTACCACTAACAGTAGATTACAGAGAAAAATATTCAGCTGGTGGAAAGATACCTGGAGGTTTTATAAAAAGAGAAGGAAGACCCTCTGATGAGGAAATTTTAACAATGAGATTGGTAGATAGAGTTTTAAGACCGACTTTTCCAGAATTTTTCAATAAGGAAATACAAATAATGATATCTTTATTATCATATGATAAAACTGTTTTACCAGATGGATTAGCTGGATTAGCAGCATCTACAGCTTTATCTGTAGCTGGAATTCCATTTAATGGTCCAATATCAGAAATACGTATTATACGATTAGGAGGAAAATTTATAATTAATCCAAGTTTAGATCAATTAAAAGAATCAGATATTGATTTAATAATAGGAGGAAATATGAACTCTATTCTTATGATAGAAGGAGAAATGAAAGAAGTAAATGAAAATGAATTTATGGAAGCTTTGATTGAAGCTCATAAAGCAATTAAACCTCAAATAGAAGCTCAAATTCGATTAATAAAAAAATTACCTAATCGTTTTTATAATAAAAATGAAAAATTATTAGAAACAAATATAGATATAGATAATGAATCTATAAGAAAAGAAATTTTTTCTTTTTCATATGAAAAACTTTATAAGTTATACAAAAGTTTTTTAGATAAAAAAAATAGATCTAATCAAGAAAAAACCATATTAAATGATTTCAAAAATTCTTTTTTTAAAGAAAAAAAAGAAGAATTTATTGAAAAAAATGAATTATTTATTGATAAATCTTATGAAGATATAAGAAAAAATATTATTAGAAACTTAATCTTAAAAGAAGGAATTAGATTAGATGCAAGAAATAACAAACAAATACGTCCAATTTATTCTCAAGTAGATTACCTACCAGGTGTACATGGTTCTGCTTTATTTTCAAGAGGAGAAACCCAATCATTAAGCACAGTAACTTTAGGGTCTTCCTTAGATGCTAATAGAATTGATAATGTGATTATGGAAAACCATGAAAAATTTTACCTTCATTACAATTTTCCACCTTTTTCTACAGGAGAAATACGTCCAATAAGAGGGGTATCTAGACGTGAAGTTGGCCATGGTAATCTAGCACAACGTGCATTAAAAAATGTTATTCCTAATAATCCATATACAATACGTGTAGTATCCGATATTTTGGAATCTAATGGATCTTCTTCTATGGCTACTGTTTGCGCTGCAAGTTTAGCATTAATGGATGCAGGAATTCCAATAAATCATCCTGTTTCTGGAATAGCGATGGGAATGTTTACAGAAGTAAATAAAAAAGTTATTATATCTGATATAATGGGGGAAGAAGATTATTTTGGAGATCTTGATTTTAAAATTACAGGAACAAAATTAGGCATTACAGCATGTCAGATGGATGTAAAAAAAATACATGGATTAACGTATGAAATACTAAATGAAATTCTGATTCAATCTAAAGAAGGCCGTCTATTTATCTTAAAAGAAATGCTAAATACTCTTCCTAAATATAGAGATAGAATGAAGCCTAATGCTCCAAAAATATATACGTTTAATATTCCTAAAGATTTTATAGGTTCTGTTATAGGAACAGGTGGAAAAGTTATTCAGGAAATACAATCGTATACAGACACTAATATTCTAATAGAAGAAAAAGAAGATTTCGGTTATATTGAAATTATAGGAAAAGATTATGAAAAAATAGAAAAAGCTGTTGATAGAATTAAACAAATCACTTTTGTTCCAGAATTAGGAAAAGTTTATAAAGCTAAAGTAAAATCTATAAAAGATTTTGGAGCATTTGTTGAAATAGCAAAAGGAGTAGAAGGGTTGCTTCATATTTCGGAAATAGGATGGAAAAGAATAAATAACATAGAAGAAGAATTACATATAGGAGATATTATTAATGTCAAATTTATGGGAATAGATGAAAAAAACAAAAAAATGAAATTATCTAGAAAAGTTCTTCTACCTCGTCCTAAGAAAAAAAATGAATAA
- a CDS encoding nucleotide modification associated domain-containing protein — MIHTSIIIEKCRKLFLRKLIDYEFSWKVLKYSSIIDQIFIKVSRIKNIQSNKNQLIKEEKIIDTYIDIINYLLIILIKIDIFFSCKSFSHRIVMSIYNRNIEIIKKDFISSLNFRKNQITTVDSILDKIYYLKNNEEKISTKELKNYSIKILIEIFFLLKEIS, encoded by the coding sequence ATGATACATACTTCTATTATTATTGAGAAATGTAGAAAATTATTTTTAAGAAAATTAATAGATTATGAATTTTCATGGAAAGTATTAAAATATTCCTCTATAATAGATCAAATATTCATCAAGGTTTCACGAATAAAAAATATACAATCAAATAAAAATCAATTAATAAAGGAGGAAAAAATTATAGATACCTATATAGATATTATAAATTATCTATTAATTATCTTAATAAAAATAGATATATTTTTTTCTTGTAAATCTTTTTCACATAGAATTGTTATGTCTATCTATAATAGAAATATTGAAATAATAAAAAAGGATTTTATATCTTCTCTTAATTTTAGGAAAAATCAAATTACTACTGTAGATAGTATCTTAGATAAAATCTATTATTTGAAAAATAATGAAGAAAAAATTTCAACAAAAGAATTGAAAAACTATAGTATAAAAATACTAATTGAAATTTTTTTTTTATTAAAGGAAATTTCTTGA
- a CDS encoding sigma-70 family RNA polymerase sigma factor, with the protein MRQLKITKQVTNRESESLDKYLHEIGKIPLLTPEEEVEYARRAREGDASAIDKLVNANLRFVVSVAKQYQNQGLSLCDLINEGNLGLIKGILRFDETRGFKCISYVVWWIRQAILQAIAEQSRSIRQPTNKLALLNKILKTLAQLEQELQRTPSSREIAEYLDMNEKDVEDSIKNSGRHVSMDAPLIEGEDSNLYDLVRSDESPRPDEHLEKESLRKDIKRILATLSERERRVIILHFGLNGSPPMTLEEVGQSCDLTRERVRQIESIALKRLKHSSRSKILKPYLG; encoded by the coding sequence ATGAGACAACTAAAAATAACGAAACAAGTAACAAATCGTGAATCTGAATCATTAGACAAATATCTTCATGAAATAGGAAAAATTCCATTATTAACTCCAGAAGAAGAAGTAGAATATGCTAGGAGAGCAAGAGAAGGCGATGCTTCTGCTATAGATAAGTTAGTAAATGCAAATTTACGTTTTGTAGTTTCTGTAGCTAAACAATATCAAAATCAAGGATTAAGTTTGTGCGATTTAATTAATGAAGGAAATTTAGGATTGATAAAAGGAATACTACGTTTTGATGAGACAAGAGGATTTAAATGTATTTCCTATGTTGTTTGGTGGATAAGACAAGCTATTTTACAAGCAATAGCTGAACAATCTCGTTCAATTCGTCAACCTACAAATAAGTTAGCTTTATTAAATAAAATATTAAAAACTCTTGCTCAACTAGAACAAGAACTGCAAAGAACTCCATCTTCTAGAGAAATTGCAGAATATTTAGATATGAATGAAAAAGATGTAGAAGATTCCATAAAAAATTCAGGAAGACATGTTTCTATGGATGCTCCGTTAATAGAAGGAGAAGATTCAAATTTATATGATTTAGTAAGATCAGATGAATCACCTCGTCCAGATGAACATTTAGAAAAGGAATCTCTACGTAAAGATATAAAAAGAATATTAGCTACTCTTAGCGAAAGAGAAAGACGTGTTATTATTTTACATTTTGGACTTAATGGATCCCCTCCTATGACTTTAGAAGAAGTTGGACAATCTTGCGATTTAACTAGAGAAAGAGTTAGACAAATCGAAAGTATAGCTTTAAAAAGGTTAAAACATTCTTCTAGAAGCAAAATTCTTAAACCTTATTTAGGTTAA